From a region of the Streptomyces sp. NBC_00193 genome:
- a CDS encoding response regulator transcription factor produces MTIRLLLADDHPVVRAGLRAVLDTEPDFEVVAEAATAERAVELARSAGVDVVLMDLQFGPGGGMHGSAATALITAGSPSPRVLVLTTYDTDADILAAVEAGASGYLLKDAPPEELAAAVRTAAAGQSALAPAVALRLMDRMRTPAEALTKRELEVLQLVADGLSNQQISKQLFLSQATVKSHLVHIYAKLGVDSRTSAVAAAATRRLIRTP; encoded by the coding sequence ATGACGATCCGCCTGCTCCTCGCCGACGACCACCCCGTGGTCCGGGCCGGGCTGCGCGCGGTGCTGGACACGGAGCCGGACTTCGAGGTGGTCGCGGAGGCGGCCACGGCGGAACGGGCGGTGGAGCTGGCCCGCTCCGCCGGGGTCGACGTGGTCCTGATGGACCTCCAGTTCGGCCCCGGCGGCGGCATGCACGGCTCGGCGGCCACGGCCCTGATCACGGCCGGGTCCCCGTCCCCCCGGGTGCTGGTCCTGACCACGTACGACACGGACGCGGACATCCTGGCGGCGGTGGAGGCGGGCGCCTCGGGCTACCTCCTCAAGGACGCCCCGCCGGAGGAACTGGCGGCGGCGGTCCGCACCGCGGCGGCCGGCCAGTCGGCGCTGGCCCCGGCGGTGGCTCTGCGCCTGATGGACCGCATGCGCACCCCCGCCGAAGCCCTGACCAAGCGCGAACTGGAGGTCCTCCAGCTGGTCGCGGACGGCCTGTCGAACCAGCAGATCTCCAAGCAGCTCTTCCTCAGCCAGGCCACGGTCAAATCCCACCTGGTCCACATCTACGCGAAACTCGGCGTCGACTCCCGCACCTCGGCCGTGGCAGCGGCCGCAACCCGCCGCCTGATCCGCACGCCGTGA
- a CDS encoding PLP-dependent aminotransferase family protein: MANGRVVQTADRTIGSRQLAALLPAEVLARPGYRALADAVRTLILDGRIALHVRLPAERELAEAVGASRATVTGAYDLLRESGYVRSRRGSGTWTELPEGHRPVGAHAIVGAGGYHADGDPGIDLAIAAMGAPEDSLTEAVAWAAPRLPAFARHPGYHPFGLPDLRTAIAERFTRRGLATRPEQILVTAGAQQAFALVTSMLCGPGDRVMTENPTYANALDALRHARLRTGSIAVSDAGWDLEIAESALRQTVPRLAYVIPDFHNPTGALMPEEQRLRLLAATRRTGTWLVVDETIADIALDVPAPAPLASLAPKGGADHVVTIGSLSKTHWGGLRVGWIRATAKMITELTAVRVAADMTGSVLDQLVALPLLEGLERTLPARLERLRGQRAALIASLERHTPEWSWQVPPGGLSLWVDLGEPVSSALADRAAAAGVNIGRGARFGVDPGTFEHRLRIPYTLAEDQLDEGVRRLAEAFHGGVPLPSAVDRPYWVA, translated from the coding sequence ATGGCAAACGGGCGAGTGGTCCAGACGGCGGACAGAACGATCGGCAGTCGCCAGCTCGCGGCCCTGCTCCCGGCGGAGGTACTGGCCCGCCCCGGCTACCGGGCCCTGGCCGACGCCGTCCGCACCCTGATCCTCGACGGCCGGATCGCCCTGCACGTGCGCCTGCCCGCCGAACGCGAGCTCGCCGAGGCGGTCGGCGCCAGCCGGGCCACCGTCACCGGCGCCTACGACCTGCTGCGCGAGAGCGGCTACGTCCGCAGCCGCCGCGGTTCCGGAACCTGGACCGAGCTCCCCGAAGGCCACCGCCCGGTCGGCGCGCACGCCATCGTCGGCGCCGGCGGCTACCACGCCGACGGCGACCCCGGCATCGACCTCGCCATCGCCGCCATGGGCGCCCCCGAGGACAGCCTCACCGAGGCCGTGGCCTGGGCCGCGCCCAGGCTCCCGGCCTTCGCCCGCCACCCCGGCTACCACCCCTTCGGGCTGCCCGACCTGCGGACCGCCATCGCGGAGCGGTTCACCCGGCGGGGACTGGCGACCCGCCCGGAGCAGATCCTCGTCACGGCGGGCGCGCAGCAGGCGTTCGCCCTGGTGACGAGCATGCTGTGCGGGCCCGGGGACCGGGTGATGACCGAGAACCCGACCTACGCCAACGCCCTGGACGCCCTGCGCCACGCACGGCTGCGCACCGGGTCGATCGCCGTCTCCGACGCGGGCTGGGACCTGGAGATCGCCGAGTCGGCGCTGCGCCAGACGGTGCCGAGGCTCGCCTACGTGATCCCCGACTTCCACAACCCGACGGGCGCGCTGATGCCGGAGGAGCAGAGGCTGCGGCTGCTGGCGGCGACCCGGCGGACCGGGACCTGGCTGGTGGTCGACGAGACCATCGCCGACATCGCGCTCGACGTGCCGGCGCCCGCCCCGCTGGCCTCGCTCGCGCCGAAGGGCGGAGCCGATCACGTGGTGACCATCGGCTCGCTGAGCAAGACGCACTGGGGCGGGCTGCGGGTCGGCTGGATCCGGGCCACCGCCAAGATGATCACGGAGCTGACGGCGGTACGGGTGGCGGCCGACATGACCGGCTCGGTCCTGGACCAGCTGGTGGCGCTCCCGCTGCTGGAGGGGCTGGAGCGGACGCTGCCCGCCCGGCTGGAGCGGCTGCGCGGGCAGCGGGCGGCGCTGATCGCCTCGCTGGAGCGGCACACGCCGGAGTGGTCCTGGCAGGTGCCGCCGGGCGGGCTCTCGCTCTGGGTGGACCTGGGGGAGCCGGTCAGCTCCGCGCTGGCGGACCGGGCGGCGGCGGCCGGGGTCAACATCGGGCGCGGCGCGCGGTTCGGGGTGGACCCCGGGACCTTCGAGCACCGGCTGCGGATCCCGTACACGCTGGCGGAGGACCAGCTGGACGAGGGCGTACGCAGACTCGCGGAGGCCTTCCACGGGGGCGTCCCCCTGCCTTCGGCGGTGGACCGGCCGTACTGGGTCGCGTAG
- a CDS encoding NTP transferase domain-containing protein produces the protein MLLAAGGGRRLGGRPKALLTYRGRPLVENAVRVLREAGCGPLHVVLGASAAEVRERADLSGCVVTDNPDWAEGMGSSLRIGLASLAGTGASAALVSLVDQPGIGPEAVARVRAAYRSPASLVAAAYDGERGHPVLFGADRWPDIVATATGDKGARVHLSAHADELTLVECGDIAEAFDIDTPPDLARLA, from the coding sequence CTGCTCCTCGCCGCCGGCGGCGGCCGGCGCCTGGGCGGCCGCCCGAAGGCCCTGCTGACCTACCGGGGCCGCCCGCTGGTGGAGAACGCCGTACGGGTCCTGCGCGAGGCGGGCTGCGGCCCGCTGCACGTGGTGCTCGGCGCCTCCGCGGCCGAGGTGCGCGAGCGCGCCGACCTGAGCGGCTGCGTGGTGACGGACAACCCGGACTGGGCCGAGGGCATGGGCTCCTCCCTGCGGATCGGCCTCGCCTCGCTGGCCGGTACGGGCGCAAGCGCGGCCCTGGTCTCCCTGGTGGACCAGCCGGGCATCGGCCCGGAGGCGGTGGCCCGGGTCCGGGCCGCCTACCGGTCCCCCGCGAGCCTGGTCGCGGCGGCCTACGACGGGGAGCGCGGGCATCCGGTGCTGTTCGGGGCGGACCGCTGGCCGGACATCGTGGCGACGGCCACGGGCGACAAGGGCGCACGGGTGCACCTCTCGGCGCACGCGGACGAGCTCACGCTGGTCGAATGCGGTGACATCGCGGAGGCCTTCGACATCGATACCCCTCCCGACCTGGCACGACTCGCCTGA
- the aceB gene encoding malate synthase A: MSAPAPSLAIVDAEPLPRQDEVLTDAALAFVAELHRRFAPRRAELLARRSVRRAEIARTSTLDFLPDTAQVREGDWKVAPAPAALNDRRVEITGPTDRKMTINALNSGAKVWLADFEDASAPTWENVVIGQLNLIDAYERRIDFTDARTGKAYALKPAEELATVVMRPRGWHLEERHLQFEGGPASGSLVDFGLYFFHNAKRLIALGKGPYFYLPKTESHLEARLWNEIFVFAQDYVGIPQGTVRATVLIETITAAYEMDEILFELRDHAAGLNAGRWDYLFSIVKNFRDGGEKFVLPDRNAVTMTAPFMRAYTELLVKTCHKRGAHAIGGMAAFIPSRKDAEINKVAFEKVKADKDREAGDGFDGSWVAHPDLVPIAMASFDAVLGEKPNQKDRLREDVSVAPGELIAIDSLDAKPTYDGLRNAVQVGIRYIEAWLRGLGAVGIFGLMEDAATAEISRSQIWQWINAGVVFENGKLATADLAREVAAAELAAIRAEVGEEAFTSGKWQQAHDLLLQVSLDADYADFLTLPAYDQLIG, translated from the coding sequence ATGTCCGCACCAGCGCCGTCGCTGGCCATCGTCGACGCCGAGCCCCTGCCCCGGCAGGACGAGGTCCTCACCGACGCGGCTCTCGCCTTCGTCGCTGAGCTCCACCGGCGGTTCGCCCCCCGCCGCGCCGAGCTCCTCGCCCGCCGCTCCGTGCGCCGCGCCGAGATCGCCCGCACTTCCACGCTCGACTTCCTCCCGGACACCGCACAGGTCCGCGAGGGCGACTGGAAGGTGGCGCCGGCCCCGGCCGCGCTGAACGACCGCCGTGTGGAGATCACCGGTCCGACGGACCGCAAGATGACCATCAACGCCCTGAACTCGGGCGCCAAGGTCTGGCTCGCCGACTTCGAGGACGCCTCGGCTCCCACCTGGGAGAACGTGGTCATCGGCCAGCTCAACCTGATCGACGCCTACGAGCGCCGCATCGACTTCACCGACGCCCGCACGGGCAAGGCGTACGCCCTCAAGCCCGCCGAGGAGCTCGCCACCGTCGTGATGCGCCCCCGCGGCTGGCACCTGGAGGAGCGCCACCTGCAGTTCGAGGGCGGCCCGGCCTCCGGCTCCCTGGTCGACTTCGGCCTGTACTTCTTCCACAACGCCAAGCGCCTCATCGCGCTCGGCAAGGGCCCGTACTTCTACCTGCCGAAGACCGAGTCCCACCTGGAGGCGCGCCTCTGGAACGAGATCTTCGTCTTCGCCCAGGACTACGTCGGCATCCCGCAGGGCACCGTCCGCGCGACCGTCCTGATCGAGACGATCACGGCCGCGTACGAGATGGACGAGATCCTCTTCGAGCTGCGCGACCACGCGGCGGGCCTGAACGCCGGCCGCTGGGACTACCTCTTCTCCATCGTCAAGAACTTCCGTGACGGCGGCGAGAAGTTCGTCCTGCCGGACCGCAACGCGGTGACGATGACCGCCCCCTTCATGCGGGCGTACACCGAGCTCCTCGTCAAGACCTGCCACAAGCGCGGCGCGCACGCCATCGGCGGCATGGCGGCCTTCATCCCGTCCCGCAAGGACGCGGAGATCAACAAGGTCGCCTTCGAGAAGGTCAAGGCCGACAAGGACCGCGAGGCCGGCGACGGCTTCGACGGCTCCTGGGTCGCCCACCCCGACCTGGTCCCGATCGCGATGGCCTCCTTCGACGCCGTCCTGGGCGAGAAGCCCAACCAGAAGGACCGCCTCCGCGAGGACGTGTCCGTCGCCCCCGGCGAGCTCATCGCGATCGACTCCCTCGACGCGAAGCCCACGTACGACGGCCTGCGCAACGCCGTCCAGGTCGGCATCCGCTACATCGAGGCGTGGCTGCGCGGCCTCGGCGCCGTCGGCATCTTCGGCCTGATGGAGGACGCCGCCACCGCCGAGATCTCGCGCTCGCAGATCTGGCAGTGGATCAACGCCGGCGTGGTCTTCGAGAACGGCAAGCTCGCCACCGCCGACCTCGCCCGCGAGGTCGCGGCCGCCGAACTCGCCGCGATCCGCGCCGAGGTCGGCGAGGAGGCCTTCACCTCCGGCAAGTGGCAGCAGGCCCACGACCTCCTCCTCCAGGTCTCGCTCGACGCCGACTACGCGGACTTCCTCACCCTCCCCGCGTACGACCAGCTCATCGGCTGA
- a CDS encoding GDSL-type esterase/lipase family protein: MRSDSMDRARRVRRLAGIGMAVPLVAGALVAGGAGTAVAGPGNGPTAVVSLGDSYISGEAGRWKGNSLTNSGNRTGSDRAWVSGSSYDPGKVYGATAGGCHRSDSAEVKSAGPLADVAINLACSGAVSQNVFRASNGGVAFKGEAPQADQLAAVAASNNVKVIALSIGGNDLGFADIIKECAYDFVLWNSYCYDDQQEGVNAKIDGVMADVGKSVDEVRAVMRGAGYADSSYRIVLQSYPSPIPRGAENRYTQSDWSRLNTGGCPFWNRDSDWARDSLVPQIAGRLKAVAAAKGAQFLDLKDMMQGREVCAKASKQVTTAAPASAKTSEWARWIDSSETQGLVQESMHPNYFGQLAAGRCLALVVAQPAGSGFGCKNTAGADQSGMYLTPAP; the protein is encoded by the coding sequence ATGCGCAGCGACAGCATGGACCGGGCCCGTCGGGTGCGACGACTGGCCGGGATCGGGATGGCAGTGCCGCTCGTCGCCGGGGCCCTGGTCGCCGGAGGGGCCGGGACGGCCGTGGCCGGACCGGGGAACGGACCCACGGCAGTGGTGTCCCTCGGCGACAGCTACATCTCCGGGGAGGCCGGACGCTGGAAGGGCAACAGCCTGACCAACAGCGGGAACCGGACCGGCAGCGACCGGGCCTGGGTGAGCGGCAGCAGCTACGACCCGGGCAAGGTCTACGGGGCCACCGCCGGCGGATGCCACCGGTCGGACTCCGCCGAGGTGAAGAGCGCCGGGCCGCTCGCCGATGTCGCGATCAACCTGGCCTGCTCCGGGGCGGTCTCCCAGAACGTGTTCCGCGCCTCGAACGGGGGCGTCGCCTTCAAGGGCGAGGCCCCGCAGGCCGATCAGCTCGCCGCCGTGGCCGCGAGCAACAACGTCAAGGTCATCGCGCTGTCCATCGGCGGCAACGACCTCGGCTTCGCCGACATCATCAAGGAGTGCGCGTACGACTTCGTGCTCTGGAACTCCTACTGCTACGACGACCAGCAGGAGGGTGTGAACGCGAAGATCGACGGGGTCATGGCCGACGTCGGCAAGTCCGTGGACGAGGTGCGGGCCGTCATGCGCGGCGCCGGGTACGCCGACTCCTCGTACCGGATCGTGCTGCAGTCCTACCCGTCGCCGATCCCGCGCGGCGCGGAGAACCGGTACACCCAGAGCGACTGGAGCCGGCTCAACACCGGCGGGTGTCCCTTCTGGAACAGGGACTCCGACTGGGCGCGGGACTCCCTCGTGCCGCAGATCGCCGGGCGGCTCAAGGCGGTCGCCGCGGCCAAGGGCGCGCAGTTCCTGGACCTGAAGGACATGATGCAGGGGCGCGAGGTCTGCGCGAAGGCGAGCAAGCAGGTGACCACCGCGGCTCCGGCCTCGGCGAAGACGAGCGAGTGGGCGCGCTGGATCGACAGCAGCGAGACGCAGGGACTGGTCCAGGAGTCCATGCACCCGAACTACTTCGGGCAGCTCGCGGCCGGGCGCTGCCTGGCCCTGGTCGTGGCGCAGCCGGCGGGCAGCGGCTTCGGCTGCAAGAACACCGCAGGGGCAGACCAGAGCGGGATGTACCTCACCCCGGCGCCGTAG
- a CDS encoding MTH938/NDUFAF3 family protein: MTSVRTARSARPARPSLYISVDVEADGPIPGPYSMISFGAAVAGRQDAASYTAADPEQHTFYRELRPISEAYVPEALAVSGLDRDRLVREGAEPAVAMAEFRAWVREVSVGAQPVMCAYPASFDWTFLYWYLMSFGGDSPFGHSGCLDMKTLYAAKAGVPLRAAVKGRMPRELLSRRPHTHHALDDAIEQAELMSNLMAWSPPVRSPLVTHLSWGRMEVEGLPAGKDFVLYPGGGRAWDRGEHGTRHEPGIQPGDVAELLDRGCTVAVLSRGMELRLGAMPETLRLLRDAGVAVHVEETTAAVALYNRLAATERVGGLFHSTC; encoded by the coding sequence ATGACCTCAGTCCGTACCGCCCGCTCCGCCCGTCCGGCGCGGCCCAGTCTCTACATCTCCGTCGACGTCGAAGCCGACGGGCCCATCCCCGGGCCGTATTCGATGATCAGCTTCGGGGCCGCCGTGGCCGGGCGGCAGGACGCCGCTTCGTATACGGCCGCCGATCCGGAACAGCACACCTTCTACCGGGAGTTGCGCCCCATCAGCGAGGCGTACGTACCGGAGGCGCTCGCGGTCAGCGGGCTGGACCGGGACCGGCTGGTCCGCGAGGGCGCCGAACCGGCCGTCGCCATGGCGGAGTTCCGCGCCTGGGTGCGCGAGGTCTCGGTGGGGGCCCAGCCGGTGATGTGCGCCTACCCGGCCTCCTTCGACTGGACCTTCCTGTACTGGTACTTGATGAGCTTCGGCGGCGACAGCCCCTTCGGCCACTCGGGCTGCCTGGACATGAAGACCCTCTACGCGGCCAAGGCCGGGGTCCCGCTCCGCGCCGCCGTCAAGGGCCGCATGCCGCGCGAGCTGCTCTCCCGGCGGCCGCACACCCACCACGCACTCGACGACGCCATCGAGCAGGCGGAGTTGATGAGCAACCTGATGGCATGGTCGCCGCCCGTCCGCTCCCCCCTGGTCACGCACCTCTCCTGGGGCCGCATGGAGGTGGAGGGGCTCCCGGCCGGGAAGGACTTCGTGCTGTACCCGGGCGGCGGCCGCGCCTGGGACCGGGGCGAGCACGGCACCCGGCACGAGCCGGGCATCCAGCCCGGCGACGTGGCCGAACTCCTCGACCGGGGGTGCACGGTGGCCGTCCTCAGCCGCGGGATGGAGCTGCGGCTCGGCGCCATGCCGGAGACGCTGCGGCTGCTCCGGGACGCAGGGGTGGCGGTTCACGTCGAGGAGACGACCGCCGCGGTCGCGCTCTACAACCGGCTGGCCGCGACCGAACGCGTCGGCGGGCTCTTCCACTCGACCTGCTGA
- a CDS encoding Lrp/AsnC family transcriptional regulator: MNSAISAIDDTDRALVHALQLAPRASWELLGPVLGARPDTLARRWERLTGAGEAWLSGLGLRTGVTKPCMAWVEVTCTAGTSPSVGDVLVADPHALGIEHTTGSRDLLVFVAVPDLPTLYAYLSCRVQRIPGVVGTRTSMVTAVHYAPDRWRLDQLTPAQIGLLTRRTRRPAASAAPDRSAVAPLQEEDRPLVLALASDARRSVASLAREFRMSESTVRRRLARLEGGQSLRYSCALASALSGWPVSATLWAEASEYELADCAAVAAGLRETRVCMSVSGPWNFMISARLRTVEDLSRYTAELTRRLPGLRITDSAVALQVRKTEAQELDRRGHRVRTVTPDIWSDPIPDNSDPLGPGCP; the protein is encoded by the coding sequence ATGAACTCGGCCATTTCCGCCATCGACGACACGGATCGGGCACTCGTCCACGCACTCCAGCTCGCACCCCGCGCGAGCTGGGAACTGCTGGGGCCGGTCCTCGGCGCGCGCCCGGACACCCTCGCCCGCCGCTGGGAGCGGCTCACCGGGGCCGGCGAGGCGTGGCTGAGCGGACTCGGGCTGCGCACCGGCGTCACGAAGCCCTGCATGGCGTGGGTGGAGGTCACGTGCACCGCGGGCACCTCGCCTTCGGTGGGGGACGTGCTGGTGGCGGACCCGCACGCCCTGGGGATCGAGCACACCACCGGGAGCCGGGACCTGCTCGTCTTCGTGGCGGTACCCGACCTGCCGACCCTGTACGCCTACCTGTCCTGCCGGGTGCAGCGGATCCCCGGCGTGGTCGGCACCCGCACCTCGATGGTGACGGCGGTGCACTACGCCCCCGACCGCTGGCGCCTGGACCAGCTGACCCCGGCCCAGATCGGGCTGCTGACCCGGCGGACCCGGCGGCCCGCGGCTTCCGCCGCCCCGGACCGGTCCGCGGTGGCGCCGCTCCAGGAGGAGGACCGGCCGCTGGTCCTGGCCCTGGCCTCGGACGCGCGGCGCAGCGTGGCCTCGCTGGCCCGGGAGTTCCGGATGAGCGAATCGACCGTACGGCGCAGGCTGGCGCGGCTGGAGGGCGGGCAGAGCCTGCGCTACAGCTGCGCGCTGGCCTCGGCGCTGTCGGGCTGGCCGGTGTCGGCGACGCTGTGGGCGGAGGCCTCCGAGTACGAGCTGGCCGACTGCGCGGCGGTCGCCGCGGGGCTGCGCGAGACCCGTGTCTGCATGTCCGTCAGCGGCCCCTGGAACTTCATGATCAGCGCCAGGCTGCGCACGGTGGAGGACCTCTCCCGCTACACGGCGGAGCTCACCCGGCGGCTGCCGGGCCTGCGCATCACGGACTCGGCGGTGGCCCTGCAGGTCCGCAAGACGGAGGCCCAGGAACTGGACCGCCGCGGCCACCGCGTGCGGACCGTCACCCCGGACATCTGGTCGGACCCGATCCCGGACAACTCCGATCCCTTGGGCCCGGGTTGCCCCTAA
- a CDS encoding nucleobase:cation symporter-2 family protein gives MAQAPRFRKDADAVAVPQASDDSGGKHPVDETLPPLKMFTSGLQHVAAMYAGVVAPPMIVGPAVGLSATETAFLMGASLFTAGLATLLQTLGFWKIGAKLPFVNGVSFAGVTPMIAIGKGEGDNAIPIIFGAIIVAGILGFFAAPYFGKLVRFFPPVVTGTVITLIGVSLLPVAFNWSQGGNSHAAGYGSMKNIAMAAVTLAIVLLMRKFLRGFLQQISILLGLVAGTLIALPLGMTNFDAVKNADFIGFPTPFHFGAPQFQVAAIISMCIVMLVCMTESTADILALGKIVGRPADAKTIEGGLRADTLGSALSPLFNGFMCSAFAQNIGLVAMTKVRSRFVVAAGGGILILLGLCPIAASFIGVVPLPVLGGAGIVLFGSVAASGIQTLAGAAMETGENALIVAASLGIGLIPIAAPGFYHAFPEDLLVVLDSGISTGCVVAILLNLAFNHLGAKKGSASASPDPVLVH, from the coding sequence GTGGCCCAGGCGCCCAGGTTTCGCAAAGACGCAGACGCAGTCGCAGTACCGCAGGCCTCGGACGACTCAGGGGGGAAGCACCCGGTCGACGAGACGTTGCCCCCGCTGAAGATGTTCACCAGCGGCCTCCAACACGTAGCCGCCATGTACGCGGGTGTGGTTGCCCCGCCCATGATCGTCGGACCGGCCGTCGGCCTCTCCGCCACCGAGACCGCCTTTCTGATGGGCGCCTCGCTCTTCACCGCAGGACTCGCCACCCTCCTCCAGACCCTCGGTTTCTGGAAGATCGGCGCCAAGCTCCCCTTCGTCAACGGCGTTTCCTTCGCCGGTGTGACCCCGATGATCGCCATCGGAAAGGGTGAGGGCGACAACGCCATCCCGATCATCTTCGGCGCGATCATCGTCGCCGGAATCCTCGGCTTCTTCGCCGCCCCGTACTTCGGCAAACTGGTCCGGTTCTTCCCGCCGGTCGTCACCGGTACGGTCATCACCCTGATCGGCGTCTCGCTGCTCCCCGTGGCCTTCAACTGGTCGCAGGGCGGCAACAGCCACGCCGCCGGCTACGGCTCGATGAAGAACATCGCCATGGCCGCGGTCACCCTCGCCATCGTCCTGCTGATGCGCAAGTTCCTGCGCGGCTTCCTCCAGCAGATCTCCATCCTCCTCGGCCTGGTCGCCGGCACGCTCATCGCGCTGCCGCTGGGCATGACGAACTTCGACGCCGTCAAGAACGCCGACTTCATCGGCTTCCCGACGCCGTTCCACTTCGGGGCGCCGCAGTTCCAGGTCGCCGCGATCATCTCCATGTGCATCGTGATGCTCGTGTGCATGACCGAGTCCACCGCCGACATCCTCGCGCTGGGCAAGATCGTCGGCCGCCCGGCCGACGCGAAGACCATCGAGGGCGGCCTGCGCGCCGACACCCTGGGCAGTGCGCTCAGCCCGCTGTTCAACGGGTTCATGTGCAGCGCCTTCGCGCAGAACATCGGCCTGGTCGCCATGACCAAGGTCCGCAGCCGGTTCGTCGTCGCGGCCGGCGGCGGCATCCTGATCCTGCTGGGCCTGTGTCCCATCGCCGCCTCCTTCATCGGAGTCGTACCGCTGCCGGTCCTCGGCGGCGCGGGCATCGTCCTCTTCGGCTCGGTGGCCGCCAGCGGCATCCAGACCCTGGCCGGCGCGGCCATGGAGACGGGCGAGAACGCCCTGATCGTCGCCGCCTCGCTCGGCATAGGCCTGATCCCGATCGCGGCCCCCGGCTTCTACCACGCCTTCCCCGAGGACCTGTTGGTCGTCCTCGACTCCGGCATCAGCACCGGCTGCGTCGTGGCCATCCTGCTGAACCTGGCCTTCAATCACCTCGGTGCCAAGAAGGGATCGGCCTCGGCCTCCCCGGATCCGGTACTGGTGCACTGA
- a CDS encoding 8-oxoguanine deaminase, whose product MAASAANDSAVERIVIENCAIATVDANDTEYASGHVVVAGNKIEFVGAGKAPENLENVVRRIDGTGHLVTPGLVNTHHHFYQWITRGLATDHNLFNWLVALYPTWARIDEQMTYTAAQGSLAAMAKGGVTTAMDHHYVFPKGSGDLSGSIIRAASEMGVRFTLARGSMDRSEKDGGLPPDHAVETLEGALADTEATVKKYHDASFDAMTQVAVAPCSPFSVSTELLKQGAEMARRLGVRMHTHGSETVEEEQFCKELFGMGPTDYFESTGWLGEDVWMAHSVHMNDSDIAAFARTKTGVAHCPSSNARLAAGIARVPDMLAAGVPVGLGVDGTASNESGELHTELRNALLINRLNPVHRERALNARQALRLGTFGGAQVLGRASNIGSLEVGKCADLVLWNLNTLLHSSIADPVTALVFGAAAPVTASFVNGKQIVENNRLLFADEDAIAVSTREEAQRLARISAQA is encoded by the coding sequence ATGGCAGCATCGGCAGCCAATGACAGCGCCGTAGAGCGCATCGTCATCGAAAACTGTGCGATTGCGACCGTTGACGCCAACGACACCGAGTACGCCTCGGGCCACGTGGTCGTCGCCGGCAACAAGATCGAGTTCGTCGGTGCGGGCAAGGCCCCCGAGAACCTCGAGAACGTCGTCCGCCGCATCGACGGCACCGGGCACCTCGTGACTCCCGGTCTGGTCAACACGCACCACCACTTCTACCAGTGGATCACGCGTGGTCTGGCCACCGACCACAACCTCTTCAACTGGCTGGTCGCGCTGTACCCGACGTGGGCGCGCATCGACGAGCAGATGACGTACACGGCCGCGCAGGGCTCCCTCGCCGCGATGGCCAAGGGTGGCGTCACCACCGCCATGGACCACCACTACGTGTTCCCCAAGGGCTCCGGCGACCTCTCCGGCTCGATCATCCGCGCCGCGTCCGAGATGGGCGTCCGCTTCACCCTCGCCCGCGGTTCGATGGACCGCAGCGAGAAGGACGGCGGCCTGCCGCCGGACCACGCGGTCGAGACCCTCGAAGGTGCCCTCGCGGACACCGAGGCGACCGTGAAGAAGTACCACGACGCCTCCTTCGACGCGATGACCCAGGTCGCCGTCGCCCCGTGCTCCCCCTTCTCGGTCTCCACCGAGCTGCTGAAGCAGGGTGCCGAGATGGCCCGCCGCCTGGGTGTGCGCATGCACACGCACGGCTCGGAGACCGTCGAGGAAGAGCAGTTCTGCAAGGAACTGTTCGGCATGGGCCCGACCGACTACTTCGAGTCGACCGGCTGGCTCGGCGAGGACGTGTGGATGGCGCACAGCGTCCACATGAACGACTCCGACATCGCCGCGTTCGCCCGCACCAAGACCGGTGTCGCGCACTGCCCGTCCTCCAACGCCCGTCTGGCCGCCGGCATCGCCCGCGTCCCGGACATGCTCGCCGCCGGTGTCCCGGTCGGCCTCGGCGTGGACGGCACCGCCTCGAACGAGTCCGGTGAGCTGCACACCGAGCTGCGCAACGCGCTGCTGATCAACCGCCTGAACCCGGTTCACCGCGAGCGTGCGCTCAACGCCCGCCAGGCCCTGCGCCTCGGCACCTTCGGTGGCGCCCAGGTCCTCGGCCGCGCCTCGAACATCGGTTCGCTCGAGGTCGGCAAGTGCGCCGACCTGGTGCTCTGGAACCTGAACACCCTTCTGCACTCCTCGATCGCCGACCCGGTCACGGCGCTGGTCTTCGGTGCGGCGGCCCCGGTCACCGCGTCGTTCGTCAACGGCAAGCAGATCGTCGAGAACAACCGTCTGCTCTTCGCCGACGAGGACGCCATCGCGGTGTCCACTCGGGAAGAGGCCCAGCGCCTCGCGCGGATCTCCGCGCAGGCCTGA